The Diaphorobacter ruginosibacter genome contains a region encoding:
- a CDS encoding glycoside hydrolase family 15 protein yields MTQTPPSHPDALQAVHAVNAAPEQPSAERFRPSLAPSLNLGVIGNCSISALVDAQGDIVFSCLPRFDGDPVFNALLQPGDEGSRFAIELEDLASTQQAYEPNTAVLRTRLVDRSGNSVEITDFAPRFISRSRFFRPVMLVRTVRRLQGAPRIRVRVNPRFGWGGTTPTITRGSNHVRYVGPDMALRLNTDAPVSYVLEQQPFLLTGTHHFLLGADESLANGIAATALQFEHDTIAYWRKWSQGLSIPLEWQDAVIRAAITLKLSLYEETGAIVAAMTTSIPESAHSGRNWDYRYCWLRDAFFVVRALNSLSETGTMEDYLRWLSNVVIEATSGHIQPLYGIGLESLLPEELVPQLAGYRGMGPVRVGNQAAEHFQHDVYGNIVLGAAQAFHDQRLLHPAGESEFRYLERVGEQAVRVYGQPDAGMWELRTRARVHTSSALMSWAACDRLAKIAVRLGLAERAHYWGEHASRMREEILARSWNEQRKAFAESFGGSELDASVLLMSEVGLIDARDPRFVSTVDAMERSLCDGPFMRRYEAADDFGKPETSFNICTFWRIDALARIGRKEQAREIFEAMLAVRNPLGLLSEDTHAITHEMWGNFPQTYSMVGVINAAIALSKPWTAVI; encoded by the coding sequence ATGACCCAGACACCCCCAAGCCATCCCGATGCCCTGCAGGCCGTCCATGCGGTGAACGCCGCGCCGGAGCAGCCCTCTGCCGAACGCTTTCGCCCCTCCCTTGCACCCTCGTTGAACCTGGGGGTGATCGGCAACTGCTCCATCAGCGCGCTGGTCGATGCCCAGGGCGACATCGTCTTCAGCTGCCTGCCGCGCTTCGATGGGGACCCGGTGTTCAATGCGCTGCTGCAGCCCGGCGACGAAGGCAGCCGCTTCGCCATCGAGCTTGAGGATCTCGCCAGCACGCAGCAAGCCTACGAGCCCAATACCGCCGTGCTGCGCACGCGTCTGGTGGACCGCAGCGGCAACAGCGTCGAGATCACCGACTTTGCGCCGCGCTTCATCTCGCGTTCGCGCTTCTTCCGGCCCGTGATGCTGGTGCGCACCGTCCGCCGGCTGCAGGGCGCACCGCGCATCCGCGTGCGGGTCAATCCACGCTTTGGCTGGGGAGGCACCACGCCCACCATCACGCGCGGGAGCAACCATGTGCGCTATGTCGGCCCCGACATGGCGCTGCGCCTGAACACCGATGCACCGGTGTCCTATGTACTGGAGCAGCAGCCCTTCCTGCTCACCGGAACGCACCACTTCCTGCTGGGTGCAGATGAGTCGCTTGCCAATGGCATCGCAGCGACCGCGCTGCAGTTCGAGCACGACACCATTGCCTACTGGCGCAAGTGGAGCCAGGGCCTGTCGATTCCGCTCGAATGGCAGGATGCGGTGATCCGGGCGGCCATCACCCTCAAGCTGTCCCTGTACGAGGAAACCGGTGCCATCGTGGCCGCGATGACGACGAGCATTCCCGAATCGGCCCACAGCGGCCGTAACTGGGACTACCGCTACTGCTGGCTGCGCGACGCCTTCTTCGTGGTGCGCGCGCTCAACAGCCTCTCCGAAACCGGCACGATGGAGGACTATCTGCGCTGGCTCTCCAACGTGGTGATCGAGGCCACGTCGGGACACATCCAGCCACTGTATGGCATCGGCCTCGAAAGCCTGCTGCCCGAAGAACTGGTGCCGCAACTCGCCGGTTACCGCGGCATGGGGCCGGTGCGCGTGGGCAACCAGGCGGCCGAGCATTTCCAGCATGACGTCTACGGCAACATCGTGCTCGGCGCGGCGCAGGCATTCCATGACCAGCGGCTGCTGCATCCCGCCGGTGAATCCGAATTCCGCTATCTCGAACGCGTGGGTGAACAGGCGGTGCGCGTGTATGGACAGCCCGACGCAGGCATGTGGGAGCTGCGCACGCGGGCCCGCGTGCATACCTCGTCAGCGCTCATGAGCTGGGCCGCATGCGACCGGCTCGCCAAGATCGCGGTGCGCCTGGGCCTGGCGGAACGAGCGCACTACTGGGGGGAGCATGCAAGCCGCATGCGCGAGGAAATCCTCGCACGCTCATGGAACGAACAGCGCAAGGCCTTTGCCGAGAGCTTCGGTGGCAGCGAGCTCGATGCCAGCGTGCTGCTGATGAGCGAGGTGGGCCTGATCGACGCGCGTGACCCGCGCTTCGTGAGCACGGTGGACGCCATGGAGCGAAGCCTCTGCGACGGCCCGTTCATGCGGCGCTACGAGGCGGCGGACGACTTCGGCAAACCCGAGACCTCCTTCAACATCTGCACCTTCTGGCGCATCGATGCACTCGCTCGCATCGGCCGCAAGGAGCAGGCGCGGGAGATCTTCGAGGCCATGCTCGCAGTGCGCAATCCACTCGGCCTGCTCTCCGAGGACACGCATGCCATCACGCACGAGATGTGGGGCAATTTCCCGCAGACCTACTCGATGGTGGGGGTGATCAACGCGGCCATCGCCTTGTCGAAACCCTGGACGGCGGTGATCTGA
- a CDS encoding 3-hydroxyacyl-CoA dehydrogenase, protein MQQHARPTIAIVGAGSIGVAFAIVFARTGHPVRLFDPDAAARERAGATFASRLEDLASEGLQDRVRIAAILPLLTVCPQLAEAVGTADLVIECAPERVEIKRALFAELDALAPETAILASASSFLAGSKFTEELKGRARCMVLHPGNPPYLIPVLEVVPAPYTSQESVERAMRITSAAGLKPVLVAREVEGFLFNRLQGAVLREAYCLVRDGVASVEDIDTVMRDGLGMRWSVIGPFETADLNTRGGIASHAEKMGPSYERMGKERGQSDPWTPELVAKVAAQRRAALPLDQWEERVAWRDRALMKVVKLRGETGE, encoded by the coding sequence ATGCAGCAACATGCACGACCCACCATCGCCATCGTGGGCGCTGGCAGCATTGGCGTGGCTTTCGCCATTGTGTTTGCGCGTACCGGCCATCCGGTGCGCCTGTTCGATCCGGATGCCGCAGCGCGCGAACGCGCGGGCGCCACGTTCGCAAGCCGCCTGGAGGACCTGGCGTCAGAGGGGCTGCAGGATCGCGTGCGGATCGCCGCCATCCTGCCTCTGCTCACGGTGTGTCCGCAACTTGCCGAGGCGGTCGGCACGGCGGACCTCGTGATCGAGTGCGCGCCGGAGCGTGTGGAGATCAAGCGCGCGCTGTTTGCCGAGCTCGATGCGCTTGCGCCCGAGACGGCGATTCTGGCGAGCGCGTCATCGTTTCTTGCGGGCTCGAAATTCACCGAGGAGCTCAAGGGTCGCGCGCGCTGCATGGTGCTGCATCCCGGCAACCCGCCTTACCTGATCCCGGTGCTCGAAGTGGTGCCTGCGCCCTATACCAGCCAGGAAAGCGTGGAGCGCGCCATGCGGATCACTTCCGCGGCGGGCCTGAAGCCCGTGCTGGTGGCGCGGGAGGTGGAGGGCTTTCTCTTCAACCGCCTGCAGGGGGCCGTGTTGCGCGAGGCCTATTGCCTGGTGCGCGATGGGGTTGCCAGCGTGGAAGACATCGACACGGTGATGCGCGATGGCCTTGGCATGCGCTGGTCGGTCATCGGGCCGTTCGAGACGGCGGATCTCAACACGCGCGGCGGCATTGCCTCGCACGCCGAGAAGATGGGACCGTCCTACGAGCGCATGGGCAAGGAACGTGGCCAGAGCGACCCATGGACACCCGAGCTCGTCGCCAAGGTGGCCGCCCAGCGCCGGGCCGCGCTGCCGCTCGATCAATGGGAGGAGCGGGTGGCGTGGCGCGACCGGGCGCTGATGAAGGTCGTGAAGCTGCGCGGCGAAACCGGCGAATGA
- a CDS encoding glutathione S-transferase family protein yields the protein MLQLFIGNKNYSSWSMRPWVLLKQAGIPFEEVMVRFDSFSEGSKFKTQIGKVSPTGKVPALVDGDIGVWDTLAIAEYLAEKFPEKHLWPQDVKARATARSVCAEMHSGFTALRSNCPVNIEAQLPDIGALVWRDQPGVRADVQRLIEMWSGLLDTYGGPMLFGEFSIADAYYAPVCSRLTTYALPLPQHIKAYVERVMSLPGMQAWVKDALAEEDFVPFDEPYRVRR from the coding sequence ATGCTTCAACTCTTCATCGGCAACAAAAACTACTCCTCCTGGTCCATGCGCCCATGGGTGCTGCTCAAGCAGGCCGGCATCCCGTTCGAGGAGGTGATGGTGCGCTTCGACAGCTTCTCCGAAGGCTCGAAATTCAAGACGCAGATCGGCAAGGTCTCCCCCACGGGCAAGGTGCCCGCGCTGGTCGATGGCGACATCGGCGTCTGGGACACCCTGGCCATCGCCGAGTATCTGGCCGAGAAGTTTCCCGAAAAGCATCTGTGGCCGCAGGACGTGAAGGCACGCGCCACGGCACGCAGCGTCTGCGCCGAGATGCACAGCGGCTTCACCGCCCTGCGCAGCAACTGTCCCGTGAACATCGAGGCGCAGTTGCCGGACATCGGTGCGCTGGTCTGGCGCGACCAGCCCGGCGTGCGCGCCGACGTGCAGCGCCTGATCGAGATGTGGAGCGGCCTGCTCGACACCTACGGTGGCCCCATGCTGTTTGGCGAATTCAGCATTGCCGATGCGTACTACGCGCCCGTCTGCTCGCGCCTCACCACCTACGCGTTGCCCTTGCCCCAGCACATCAAGGCCTATGTCGAGCGCGTGATGTCCCTGCCCGGCATGCAGGCCTGGGTGAAGGACGCGCTCGCGGAAGAGGACTTCGTTCCCTTCGACGAGCCGTACCGGGTGCGCCGCTAG
- a CDS encoding multifunctional CCA addition/repair protein, whose amino-acid sequence MQIYMVGGAVRDRLMGHPVHDHDWVVVGATPEDMTQRGYVPVGRDFPVFLHPQTHEEYALARTERKSGRGYRGFTVQASPDVTLEEDLSRRDLTINAMAASIDWDGLAAAVIDPHGGQRDLRDKVLRHVTGAFREDPVRILRIARFAARFADYRVAPETMALMREMVADGEADHLVAERVWQELSRGLMEKQPSRMFDVLRECGALARLLPELDRLWGVPQRAEYHPEVDTGVHVMMVVDMAARLNAPLDVRFACLMHDLGKGTTPPDILPRHHAHEERGVDLANAVCDRWRVPNDLHELAVLVAREHGNIHRSAELNAAALLRLFERCDAIRKPQRFADALFACECDARGRLGFEERAYPQRARLWSALQSVLAVKTGPIAGAAAKRGLKGEAIGAAVADARRAALRGWLSDESPGLSPDADNPAA is encoded by the coding sequence ATGCAAATCTATATGGTGGGTGGCGCCGTGCGCGACCGGTTGATGGGGCATCCTGTCCATGACCACGACTGGGTCGTGGTCGGTGCCACGCCCGAGGACATGACACAGCGCGGCTATGTGCCCGTCGGCCGGGACTTTCCCGTGTTCCTGCATCCGCAGACCCACGAGGAATATGCACTCGCGCGCACCGAGCGCAAGAGCGGCCGCGGCTACCGCGGCTTCACGGTGCAGGCATCGCCCGATGTGACGCTCGAGGAAGACCTCTCGCGCCGAGATCTCACCATCAATGCCATGGCGGCCTCCATCGACTGGGATGGCTTGGCGGCTGCCGTGATCGACCCCCACGGCGGACAGCGCGACCTGCGGGACAAGGTGCTGCGCCACGTGACCGGCGCCTTCCGCGAGGACCCCGTTCGCATCCTGCGCATCGCGCGCTTTGCCGCGCGCTTTGCCGACTACCGTGTTGCGCCAGAGACCATGGCGTTGATGCGCGAGATGGTGGCCGACGGCGAAGCCGATCACCTGGTCGCGGAACGCGTATGGCAAGAGCTCTCTCGCGGGCTCATGGAAAAGCAGCCATCGCGCATGTTCGACGTGCTGCGCGAATGCGGGGCGCTTGCACGTCTACTGCCCGAACTCGATCGCCTGTGGGGCGTGCCGCAGCGCGCGGAGTACCACCCCGAGGTCGACACCGGCGTGCATGTGATGATGGTGGTGGATATGGCCGCGCGGCTCAATGCGCCGCTCGACGTGCGCTTCGCCTGCTTGATGCACGACCTGGGCAAGGGCACGACGCCGCCCGACATCCTGCCACGCCATCATGCGCATGAGGAGCGCGGCGTCGATCTTGCAAACGCGGTCTGCGATCGCTGGCGCGTGCCCAACGACCTGCACGAGCTCGCGGTGCTGGTGGCGCGCGAGCACGGCAACATCCACCGCAGCGCAGAGCTCAATGCCGCCGCGCTGCTGCGGCTCTTCGAGCGCTGCGATGCCATTCGCAAGCCGCAGCGCTTCGCCGATGCACTGTTTGCCTGCGAATGCGATGCGCGCGGCCGGCTCGGCTTCGAGGAGCGTGCCTACCCTCAGCGCGCACGGCTGTGGAGCGCGCTGCAATCCGTGCTTGCCGTGAAGACGGGACCGATCGCGGGAGCGGCGGCCAAGCGCGGGCTGAAGGGCGAAGCGATCGGCGCGGCAGTGGCCGATGCGCGCCGTGCCGCGCTGCGTGGCTGGCTTTCCGATGAGTCACCAGGGTTATCGCCCGACGCCGACAATCCTGCAGCATGA
- a CDS encoding 5-formyltetrahydrofolate cyclo-ligase has protein sequence MDKAALRRALVEQRLNLPDRLVRADMLQRVMRIWLVDRPDTVIGAYWPIKGEFDPLPALHRWKEDGELLDEPLRRRIGLPVVNREHKTLTFHAWYPGCPMEEDAYGIPKPKDTELIVPTLLFVPCVGYGAGGYRLGYGGGFYDRTLAALEPRPFTVGLGYTNGYVDEFEPEAHDQPLDAILNDNGVVWPNY, from the coding sequence ATGGACAAAGCAGCCCTGCGCCGCGCACTGGTAGAACAACGCCTGAATTTGCCCGACAGATTGGTCCGTGCCGACATGTTGCAGCGCGTCATGCGCATCTGGCTGGTGGATCGCCCCGATACCGTCATCGGGGCCTACTGGCCCATCAAGGGCGAGTTCGATCCCCTGCCCGCCCTGCACCGCTGGAAGGAGGACGGCGAGCTCCTCGACGAGCCCCTGCGCCGCCGCATCGGCCTGCCGGTGGTGAACCGCGAGCACAAGACCCTCACCTTCCATGCCTGGTACCCAGGCTGCCCCATGGAAGAAGATGCCTATGGCATTCCCAAGCCCAAGGACACCGAGCTGATCGTCCCCACCCTGCTGTTTGTGCCCTGCGTGGGCTATGGCGCCGGCGGCTACCGGCTGGGCTACGGCGGAGGCTTCTACGACCGCACGCTTGCCGCGCTGGAGCCGCGCCCCTTCACCGTGGGGCTCGGCTACACCAACGGTTATGTGGACGAATTCGAACCGGAAGCCCATGACCAGCCCCTCGACGCCATCCTCAACGACAACGGAGTGGTCTGGCCGAACTACTGA
- the queC gene encoding 7-cyano-7-deazaguanine synthase QueC has protein sequence MIASSPSPASLAATGHHTTALVLFSGGQDSTTCLAQALSRYQRVETLGFDYGQRHGVEMQVRLSAREALVSAFPEWRDRLGEDHVLSLDVLAQIGGSSLTEDVAFAMQADGLPNTFVPGRNLLFLTLAGALAYRRGISVIVTGVCETDFSGYPDCRDDTMKAMQLALNLGLARRLLIDTPLMWLDKAQTWQLAFELGGDRLVELVRRETHTCYQGVRDELHDWGFGCGTCPACELRARGWAQWRSQRAS, from the coding sequence ATGATTGCGAGTTCTCCCTCCCCAGCCTCCCTGGCCGCCACCGGCCACCACACCACGGCCCTGGTCCTCTTTTCCGGCGGCCAGGATTCCACCACATGCCTTGCGCAGGCGCTGTCGCGCTATCAGCGGGTGGAGACGCTGGGCTTCGACTACGGCCAGCGACACGGCGTGGAGATGCAGGTGCGCCTGTCGGCGCGCGAAGCGCTGGTGAGTGCGTTTCCCGAGTGGCGGGACAGGCTGGGTGAGGACCATGTGCTCTCCCTCGACGTGCTTGCGCAGATCGGCGGCTCCTCGCTCACCGAGGATGTGGCGTTCGCGATGCAGGCCGACGGCCTGCCGAACACCTTCGTGCCGGGGCGCAACCTGCTGTTTCTGACGCTGGCGGGGGCCCTCGCATACCGGCGCGGCATCTCGGTGATCGTGACCGGGGTGTGCGAGACCGATTTCTCAGGCTATCCCGACTGCCGCGATGACACGATGAAGGCCATGCAGCTGGCGCTCAACCTGGGCCTTGCGCGGCGATTGCTGATCGACACGCCGCTGATGTGGCTGGACAAGGCGCAGACGTGGCAGCTGGCGTTCGAGCTGGGCGGTGACAGGCTGGTCGAGCTGGTCCGGCGCGAAACGCACACCTGCTATCAGGGCGTGCGCGATGAATTGCATGACTGGGGATTTGGCTGCGGCACCTGCCCGGCCTGCGAGTTGCGTGCGCGTGGCTGGGCGCAATGGCGCAGCCAGCGCGCGTCATGA
- the trxC gene encoding thioredoxin TrxC: protein MSDKLHIVCPHCHTTNRIAIDQLGGEAHCGSCHQPLVTGHPVALDDTSFARHVGRSQLPVVVDFWAPWCGPCRMMAPAFEQAGNTLKTRAQFAKLDTEAYPQTAAPFNIRSIPTMAVFKEGKELARISGALPAGEIVRWVESVI, encoded by the coding sequence ATGTCCGACAAACTGCACATCGTCTGCCCCCACTGCCACACCACCAACCGCATCGCTATAGACCAGCTGGGCGGCGAGGCGCACTGCGGCAGCTGCCATCAGCCACTGGTGACAGGCCATCCGGTGGCATTGGACGACACAAGCTTCGCAAGGCATGTGGGCCGCAGCCAGCTGCCGGTGGTGGTCGATTTCTGGGCGCCCTGGTGCGGCCCTTGCCGCATGATGGCTCCTGCCTTCGAGCAGGCCGGCAACACGCTGAAAACCAGGGCGCAATTTGCCAAGCTCGACACCGAAGCCTATCCCCAGACCGCCGCGCCCTTCAACATTCGCAGCATTCCGACGATGGCGGTGTTCAAGGAAGGCAAGGAGCTGGCGCGCATCTCGGGGGCTTTGCCCGCTGGCGAGATTGTGCGGTGGGTGGAGTCGGTGATTTAA
- the otsA gene encoding alpha,alpha-trehalose-phosphate synthase (UDP-forming): MSRLVVVSNRLADPRKPAAGGLAVALGESLQRTGGLWFGWSGNIADNTADGEGHLHTRSSGKVTLATVDLNQNDYETYYEGYANSVLWPVFHYRLDLADFNTRYLAGYRRVNQLFARKLKALLRDDDIIWVHDYHLIPLAAELRALGCRQRIGFFLHIPLPPALMLAAIPQHEWLMRSLFSYDLVGLQSEADVSHCIRYMTTEAGAELLADQRLRAHNATVQVRAFPIGIDVQEFRRLGQSQDALDTYESVRREYSRRQLLLGIDRLDYSKGIPQRVRAFSELLERYPDNEHSATLLMIASPSRDSVHAYADLRHELEGLCGAINGNFGDLDWMPVRYIHRTVARRRVPGLCRASRVGLVTPLRDGMNLVAKEYVVAQDPDDPGVLVLSRFAGAAEQLKDALLVNPYDTQGMAESIQAALHMPLEERQRRHRALLENITRFDVHWWRESFLAALGASSP; the protein is encoded by the coding sequence ATGAGCCGATTGGTCGTCGTCTCCAACCGCCTGGCCGACCCGCGCAAGCCCGCGGCGGGCGGTCTCGCCGTGGCACTGGGCGAATCCCTGCAACGCACCGGCGGGCTGTGGTTCGGATGGAGCGGCAACATCGCGGACAACACGGCCGATGGCGAAGGGCACCTGCATACGCGCAGCTCCGGAAAGGTCACGCTCGCCACCGTCGATCTGAACCAGAACGACTACGAGACCTACTACGAGGGCTACGCCAACAGCGTGCTCTGGCCCGTGTTCCACTACCGGCTCGATCTGGCCGACTTCAACACGCGCTACCTCGCCGGCTATCGCCGCGTGAACCAGCTCTTTGCGCGCAAGCTGAAGGCGCTGCTGCGCGACGACGACATCATCTGGGTACATGACTACCACCTGATCCCGCTCGCGGCGGAGCTGCGCGCGCTCGGCTGCCGCCAGCGCATCGGCTTCTTCCTGCACATCCCGCTGCCGCCCGCGCTGATGCTGGCGGCCATACCGCAGCACGAATGGCTGATGCGCTCGCTGTTTTCCTACGATCTCGTGGGCCTGCAGAGCGAGGCCGACGTGAGCCACTGCATACGCTACATGACCACCGAGGCAGGTGCCGAGCTGCTTGCGGACCAGCGCCTGCGCGCCCACAACGCGACGGTGCAGGTGCGAGCGTTCCCGATCGGCATCGACGTGCAGGAGTTCCGACGCCTCGGCCAGTCGCAGGATGCCCTCGACACCTACGAGAGCGTGCGCCGTGAATACTCGCGCCGGCAGCTGCTCCTCGGCATCGACCGGCTGGACTATTCGAAGGGCATACCCCAGCGGGTGCGCGCATTCAGCGAGCTGCTGGAGCGCTACCCCGACAACGAGCACAGCGCCACGTTGCTGATGATCGCCTCGCCCAGCCGGGACTCGGTGCACGCCTATGCCGACCTGCGGCACGAGCTGGAAGGCCTGTGCGGCGCGATCAACGGCAACTTCGGTGACCTGGACTGGATGCCCGTGCGCTACATCCATCGCACGGTGGCGCGCCGGCGCGTGCCGGGCCTGTGCCGAGCCTCACGCGTGGGGCTGGTCACACCGCTGCGCGACGGCATGAACCTCGTGGCCAAGGAATACGTGGTCGCGCAGGACCCCGACGACCCCGGCGTGCTGGTGCTGTCGCGTTTCGCAGGCGCCGCCGAGCAGTTGAAGGATGCCCTGCTGGTCAACCCCTACGACACGCAGGGCATGGCGGAAAGTATCCAGGCCGCGCTGCACATGCCGCTCGAGGAACGCCAGCGCAGGCACCGTGCGCTCCTGGAGAACATCACCCGGTTTGATGTGCACTGGTGGCGCGAGTCATTTCTTGCCGCGCTCGGCGCCTCATCGCCCTGA
- the otsB gene encoding trehalose-phosphatase has protein sequence MQGLPRLTPGHALFLDFDGTLVDIAPQPDAVRVAHGLIGTLGLLQEMLHGALAIVTGRRLADIDHYLSPLRLIVASEHGAHCRMAGDPQPQAAAANALPDRLAQAARQLQHALQPYPQLLLEPKTSGIALHYRHAPELESLCSALMHQLLNELPGMELLRGKCVLELKPRNANKGFAIAQLMQLPMFRGRVPIFVGDDVTDEQAFVAVQQLGGTGVKVGVGESLAQSRCETTEQVRMWLAQQAAAQSRETANPQDTTREAMP, from the coding sequence ATGCAAGGGCTTCCAAGGCTGACTCCAGGCCATGCACTTTTTCTCGATTTCGACGGCACGCTGGTGGATATCGCTCCCCAGCCGGATGCCGTGCGGGTGGCGCACGGGCTGATCGGCACGTTGGGTCTGCTGCAGGAGATGCTGCACGGCGCGCTGGCCATCGTCACGGGACGCAGGCTGGCGGATATCGATCACTATCTTTCTCCGCTGCGGCTCATCGTCGCGAGCGAACATGGTGCGCATTGCCGCATGGCCGGCGACCCCCAACCCCAGGCGGCCGCGGCAAACGCGCTGCCGGATCGGCTCGCTCAGGCCGCTCGGCAATTGCAACACGCGCTGCAGCCCTATCCGCAGCTGCTGCTGGAACCCAAGACCTCGGGTATTGCGCTGCACTACCGCCATGCACCCGAGCTTGAGTCCTTGTGCAGCGCGCTCATGCACCAGTTGCTGAACGAGCTGCCCGGCATGGAGTTGCTGCGCGGCAAATGCGTGCTCGAGCTCAAGCCGCGCAATGCCAACAAAGGCTTCGCCATCGCCCAGCTCATGCAGTTGCCGATGTTCCGGGGCCGTGTGCCGATCTTCGTCGGCGACGACGTGACCGATGAGCAAGCCTTCGTCGCCGTGCAGCAGCTGGGAGGGACGGGCGTGAAGGTGGGGGTTGGAGAGAGCCTCGCGCAATCGCGCTGCGAAACGACGGAGCAGGTGCGTATGTGGCTCGCGCAACAGGCAGCAGCGCAGTCCCGCGAGACCGCGAATCCACAAGACACCACGAGGGAAGCCATGCCATGA